A segment of the Fusobacterium ulcerans genome:
AATGAATTTAATGCCATATTCTGTGATTTGAAAGGAGCTACACTATATCCATCATTATAGAAAATTCTGCATAATCCTGTTACAGTTATACTTTTTCCAGCTCCTGATGATGTTCCAACTACCATTAGATTTCTATGCTTCATACCTACTCCCTCATGAATATTTTTATACTAAAAAAAGGTGCCATAAATACAGAAATATAATTTTAGAGTTTTTCCAGTAGAAATATTTATTATTAATTTTGTTCATAAAACGTAAAGAAGATAAGGATTACAACAGTTCCACTGTTGCATCTCAGTAATTATGGCAGTTAAAATTAACTGCTTAATTACTGGAAACTCATTTCTCTCAAACATACTGTTTTCTACATTTTATTCACTTCATTAATTACACAAATCTTTCTAATTTCCAAATCTCTAAAACTTAATCTAGCTTCTTGGTCACCTTTATCATTTTTAATATATTATTTTCAAGCACTTTTTTCTCCTCCAAATTTAATACTGGAGAGAAGTATAGTAAATATACACTTCCCGTCCCCGCAGGATAGTTAAAAGTTTTTAAGGCAGGTCTCCTGACTCAGACTCATTCTACTAACAGCCCTTCCCGAAATATTTCAGTGGTTAATCTGCTTTCGTCATCTTCACAGTGGCGGGACCGTGTAAGTTTTTCACTTAGCTTCCCTTTTAATTGCACATATGCAAACCCTAAAAAATTTATTTTTCACACACCAATTATACAAATTATTAATACTTTAGTCAAGCTTTTTAAATGGCTAAATCAGCAGGAACTATGCAGAAAATAACTGTATCGAAAGATATTAATCTATTTTATTTATAAAGAGGTTACTTTAAAAAAGAAGATTTTTTATCAAAATATCCAACTTTCTCATAAAAATATTCTGGGTGCAAAAGATAGAGATAACTCTTACCTCTGCTGCAAGCTACATAAAATAATCTCTTCTCCTCTTCCAGATTTTTTTCTTCAATATTGCTGGGAAAAACGCCTTCCAAAAGTGTTGGTATAAATACCGCTTCCCATTCCAATCCCTTAGAGGCATGAACAGATAGAACAGAGACTTTATTTTTAGTTATTTTTCCTTCAACAGCTAAAATACCTCTTAGCTCTCTAATATATATTTCTAAGCTTTTCTTTTCTTTTACACTACTCTTTATTGTTTTTAATTTCTCTACCTCTTCATTAGTAAAAATGGTTTTTTCCTTAATTATTTCAAACATTAGTTTTTCACATTTATTTAATATTTCACTTAAAGGGTAATCTGATATTTTATCACTTATCCTTATTATTCGATTTAAAACTTTATTGTCTATATTCTTTCTTTTCATTATATTTAATACAGAATAGGAATAATTCCTTGGCAGTACCTTTACCAATTCCTCCAGTTTTAAAATGTCTTCCTTATCATTCCATACTTCCAATATTTTTAAGTAAATATCTACAGGACTTCCAAAAGAAATCTCACTGTTCTTCTGTAAATTAAAAGGTATATTTTTCTCCTTCATTATTTTTTCCAACTTATTGATTATATATTTATTGCGATAGAGAATTGCCATTTCTTCATAAGGGATTCCTTTTTCTTTTAGCTCTTCTATCTTTCTGCAAATATATTCCCCTTGCTTTTCTTCATTTAGAAAGCCGATAACATGAGGTTTTTCTCCCTTCTTCATAGTTCCTTTTACATTTTTATTGTATTTCAAAAGGAACTTTTTAGATATTTTATTTGTATACTCTATTATTTCATCACTGCTTCTATAGTTTTTTTCCAATTTTATCATCTGACTATTAGGAAAATCCTTTCCAAATCTAAGTATATTTTCAAAGTCTGCACCTCTGAATCCATATATACTTTGGTAGTCATCTCCCACTGCCATTATATTTCCATTTGTTCCAGCCAGCATTTTTAAAAATTCCCTTTGAACAGAATTAGTATCCTGATACTCATCTACTATGATATATTTATATTTTTCTCTTAATAACTCAAGAAAAACTTTATCTGTTTTTAATTTTCTCAATACTTTTTCTATTAAATCTTCAAAGTCATACATTTGAAACTCTTTTTTGAATCTCCTGTACTTTATTTTTAAAAATTCCAGCTCCTCCAAATAACCTTTCTCTTTTTCATTTAAAAATTCTGACATATCTTTTTTTCTGCTTCTTGCAGCTTCAAATATTTCAATTACTCTTTTTTCAGAAAGAAAGTTACCCTTATTTTTATCTTTTAATGAATATTCACGAATAAGGAGGCTTATCACAGTACTATTTCTATTTTCATCTATTATATTTAATTTCTCTATCCCAAATATATTTTTATATTTAATGAGGAGTTCAGCACAAAGGGAATGAAATGTTGAAATTGACACTTTATTTTCTCTATTTTCAGTAAGGTTTTCCAATCTCTCTTTCATTTCCAAAGCAGCTTTTTTAGTAAATGTAAGCATCAAAATATTTTCTTCTGCTAATCCCTTTTCTATCATAAAGGCAGTCCTATATACTATAGTTCTTGTCTTTCCAGAGCCTGCTCCAGCTATCACC
Coding sequences within it:
- a CDS encoding ATP-dependent helicase, which encodes MKYLVKKLEKREIKDFDRNILNGQYRINYSKELNEEQLRALTFIEGQYLVIAGAGSGKTRTIVYRTAFMIEKGLAEENILMLTFTKKAALEMKERLENLTENRENKVSISTFHSLCAELLIKYKNIFGIEKLNIIDENRNSTVISLLIREYSLKDKNKGNFLSEKRVIEIFEAARSRKKDMSEFLNEKEKGYLEELEFLKIKYRRFKKEFQMYDFEDLIEKVLRKLKTDKVFLELLREKYKYIIVDEYQDTNSVQREFLKMLAGTNGNIMAVGDDYQSIYGFRGADFENILRFGKDFPNSQMIKLEKNYRSSDEIIEYTNKISKKFLLKYNKNVKGTMKKGEKPHVIGFLNEEKQGEYICRKIEELKEKGIPYEEMAILYRNKYIINKLEKIMKEKNIPFNLQKNSEISFGSPVDIYLKILEVWNDKEDILKLEELVKVLPRNYSYSVLNIMKRKNIDNKVLNRIIRISDKISDYPLSEILNKCEKLMFEIIKEKTIFTNEEVEKLKTIKSSVKEKKSLEIYIRELRGILAVEGKITKNKVSVLSVHASKGLEWEAVFIPTLLEGVFPSNIEEKNLEEEKRLFYVACSRGKSYLYLLHPEYFYEKVGYFDKKSSFLK